In Halopseudomonas xinjiangensis, a single genomic region encodes these proteins:
- a CDS encoding NAD(P)H-hydrate dehydratase: MRSTLPRQLYSAAQTRALDTRIIAGGVSGFELMRRAAGAVWEAIRERWPERHRLTVLCGGGNNGGDGYLVARFAHEAGWPVQVFTLVDRQRLTGDALTAREAAEEVGVHILPWRRDANLDGVLVDAMLGTGLNGDVREPYRGAIRAANASGLPLVAVDIPSGLDADRGVVLGDAIRADLTVTFIAAKFGLFTAEGPDQVGELFYAPLDEVPVESVPAMAERLDWSEWSGLLKSRPKAAHKGMFGHVLLVGGDHGMGGAIILAAEAALRSGAGRVSVATRPEHVASILTRCPEIMVHPAEDSEAIDDLLGRVDVVAIGPGLGRQAWGRSMLEKALGCGRPLVLDADALNEIAEAHPQAIELGRQCIITPHPAEAARLLGCTTSEVQADRHQAVTRLAKRYGCTAVLKGVGSLVAGPPDSGEPVALCSAGNPGMATAGMGDVLTGVAASLLARTSEAGTAARLAVLVHAMAGDAAAKEGEWGILASDLIRPVRQILNAEAHP, encoded by the coding sequence ATGCGATCAACGTTACCTCGCCAACTGTACAGCGCCGCCCAGACGCGCGCCCTCGATACGCGAATCATCGCGGGTGGCGTGTCCGGTTTCGAACTCATGCGACGGGCTGCTGGCGCCGTCTGGGAGGCCATTCGCGAACGCTGGCCCGAGCGACACCGGCTTACCGTTCTGTGCGGCGGCGGTAATAACGGCGGCGATGGCTACCTGGTGGCGCGATTTGCCCACGAAGCGGGTTGGCCCGTTCAGGTGTTCACGCTGGTGGACCGCCAGCGGTTGACCGGCGATGCGCTTACCGCCCGGGAGGCGGCCGAAGAGGTGGGTGTGCACATTCTGCCCTGGCGTCGCGATGCGAATCTGGACGGCGTGTTGGTCGACGCCATGCTCGGCACAGGGCTGAACGGAGACGTTCGCGAACCCTATCGCGGTGCCATTCGCGCCGCCAATGCCAGCGGCCTGCCGCTGGTGGCCGTGGATATTCCCAGTGGTCTGGACGCGGATCGCGGCGTGGTGCTCGGAGACGCCATCAGGGCGGACCTGACCGTGACCTTCATCGCCGCCAAGTTCGGTCTATTCACGGCCGAAGGACCCGATCAGGTCGGTGAGCTGTTTTATGCGCCGCTGGATGAGGTCCCGGTCGAATCAGTGCCGGCCATGGCCGAGCGTCTCGACTGGTCCGAGTGGTCCGGCCTATTGAAGTCGAGGCCGAAGGCCGCGCATAAGGGGATGTTCGGCCATGTTCTGCTGGTCGGTGGCGATCACGGCATGGGGGGCGCGATCATCCTTGCTGCGGAAGCCGCGTTACGCAGCGGAGCAGGGCGGGTCAGCGTAGCGACGCGCCCCGAGCACGTCGCCTCGATATTGACCCGATGCCCCGAAATCATGGTGCATCCGGCTGAAGACAGTGAGGCGATTGACGACTTGCTCGGTCGCGTCGATGTCGTCGCGATCGGGCCGGGGCTCGGGCGTCAGGCGTGGGGCCGGTCGATGCTGGAAAAAGCGCTTGGTTGCGGGCGACCCCTGGTGCTTGACGCTGACGCCTTGAATGAGATAGCCGAAGCCCACCCGCAGGCAATTGAGCTCGGGCGGCAGTGCATCATCACCCCGCACCCGGCGGAAGCGGCGCGCTTGCTTGGTTGCACCACCAGCGAGGTACAGGCGGATCGGCACCAGGCTGTGACTCGGCTGGCCAAAAGGTACGGCTGCACGGCGGTGCTCAAGGGCGTCGGAAGCCTGGTGGCGGGCCCGCCTGACTCAGGCGAGCCAGTTGCCCTGTGCAGCGCCGGCAATCCCGGCATGGCGACCGCTGGAATGGGCGACGTCCTGACCGGTGTCGCGGCGTCGCTGCTCGCGCGAACCAGCGAGGCCGGTACGGCAGCTCGGCTTGCCGTGCTGGTTCACGCCATGGCAGGGGACGCCGCCGCGAAGGAGGGTGAATGGGGAATCCTGGCCAGTGATCTCATTAGACCGGTCAGACAGATACTCAACGCTGAGGCGCATCCATGA
- the orn gene encoding oligoribonuclease — translation MQNPDNLIWIDLEMTGLDPDNDVIIEIATIVTDAQLNVLAEGPSMAVKQADAMLDGMDEWNTRQHGQSGLTQRVKDSIVSPAEAERITIEFLSEWVPAGRSPMCGNSICQDRRFLYRGMPELERYFHYRNLDVSTLKELAARWAPEVKNGFRKQSTHLALDDIRDSIDELKHYREHFIRY, via the coding sequence ATGCAAAACCCCGACAATCTGATCTGGATCGACCTGGAAATGACCGGGCTGGACCCGGACAACGACGTCATCATCGAGATCGCCACCATCGTTACCGATGCGCAGCTGAACGTCCTCGCCGAGGGGCCATCCATGGCAGTCAAGCAGGCGGATGCCATGCTCGATGGGATGGATGAGTGGAATACGCGTCAGCATGGCCAGTCCGGGCTCACTCAACGAGTCAAGGACAGTATCGTCAGCCCTGCCGAAGCCGAACGCATAACCATTGAATTTTTGAGCGAATGGGTGCCTGCCGGGCGTTCACCAATGTGTGGCAACAGCATCTGCCAGGATCGCCGCTTTTTGTACCGCGGTATGCCTGAGCTCGAGCGCTACTTCCATTACCGTAACCTGGACGTCTCCACCCTGAAGGAACTGGCAGCGCGCTGGGCTCCGGAGGTAAAGAACGGGTTCCGCAAGCAGAGCACGCACCTGGCGCTGGACGATATTCGCGACTCGATCGACGAGCTCAAGCACTACCGGGAGCATTTCATCCGCTATTGA
- the rsgA gene encoding small ribosomal subunit biogenesis GTPase RsgA, producing MAKRNLTRRQNWRIQKIQDERSERAGRRAELADEKLLGGDLGPEQEGLVIAHFGVQVDVEATQGAGTGTVRRCHMRANLPALVTGDRVVWRADNQAGGVIVAQLPRHSELYRPDHRGQLKPVAANVDRLVIVFAPLPTPHTNLIDRYLVAAEQSGLEPLLVLNKADLLDSGDFAHIRAWLDDYAALGYQTVCLSAGSGAGLDGLREALKDRISVFVGQSGVGKSSLINVLLPGVDLRVGALSEATAKGTHTTTTARLFHFPAGGDLIDSPGIREFGLTHITRQELLEGFIEFRPFLGLCRFRDCKHLHEPGCALLNAVDQGQITSHRMASYRHILATLAKE from the coding sequence ATGGCCAAACGCAACCTGACCCGACGCCAGAATTGGCGCATCCAGAAGATACAGGACGAGCGCAGCGAACGCGCCGGCCGGCGTGCCGAACTGGCCGATGAGAAACTGCTGGGCGGCGACCTGGGACCCGAACAGGAAGGTCTGGTCATCGCCCATTTTGGGGTCCAGGTCGATGTCGAGGCCACTCAAGGCGCGGGCACCGGCACGGTACGGCGTTGCCACATGCGCGCCAACCTACCCGCTCTGGTGACCGGCGACCGCGTGGTCTGGCGGGCGGACAACCAGGCCGGCGGCGTCATCGTTGCGCAACTACCCCGCCACAGCGAGCTGTATCGTCCCGACCATCGCGGTCAGCTCAAGCCGGTGGCAGCCAACGTCGATCGCCTGGTGATCGTCTTCGCGCCACTACCGACGCCACATACCAACCTCATCGACCGCTACCTGGTGGCTGCCGAACAGTCGGGACTGGAGCCACTGCTGGTGCTGAACAAGGCCGACCTGCTCGACAGCGGCGACTTCGCACACATCCGCGCCTGGCTCGACGATTATGCGGCACTCGGCTACCAGACGGTGTGTCTGTCCGCTGGCTCCGGCGCGGGACTGGACGGGCTGCGCGAAGCGCTGAAAGATCGAATCAGCGTCTTCGTCGGCCAATCAGGCGTAGGAAAGTCGTCGCTGATCAACGTGTTGCTGCCAGGGGTGGATCTGCGCGTCGGCGCACTGTCCGAAGCAACTGCCAAGGGCACGCATACGACCACCACGGCACGACTGTTTCATTTCCCAGCCGGAGGCGACCTGATCGATTCGCCCGGTATCCGCGAGTTTGGCCTGACTCATATTACTCGACAGGAATTGCTGGAAGGCTTCATCGAGTTCCGGCCGTTCCTCGGCTTGTGTCGCTTCCGCGACTGCAAGCATCTGCACGAACCGGGCTGCGCGTTGTTGAATGCAGTCGATCAGGGGCAGATTACTTCGCACCGGATGGCCAGTTACCGACACATACTGGCCACGCTGGCCAAGGAATGA
- a CDS encoding N-acetylmuramoyl-L-alanine amidase gives MVKTWGTARVVLAWMALGLGLALSSGLQAADIQNVRIWRAPDNTRLVFDLSGPAEHKLFTLSSPERIVIDIDNARFAAATDSLPLDNTPLTGLRSATRDGTGLRVVLDLSRVVNPKSFTLPPNQQYGHRLVLDLFDHEQPPEARQGITSSTPSAAPLGQPPARSAPQGGERDIIIAIDAGHGGEDPGAVGHRGAREKEVVLAISKKLKAMIDAQPGFKAELVRTGDYFIPLRKRTEIARKHNADLFVSIHADAFTRASAFGASVFALSDRGATSETARLLADRENRSDLIGGVGGVSLENKDQVLASVLLDLSMTATLSASLDVGQLVLSNIGQVNPLHKRRVEQAGFMVLKSPDIPSILVETGFISNPGEAQKLVTQSHQQALARAIYSGIKDYFHRSPPPGTRIAAMKASGRLQALGPREHTVRRGDTLSMIATRYDVSLSSLRQANKLGNDEIRVGQILTVPAGSMLVQNEP, from the coding sequence ATGGTAAAAACGTGGGGAACAGCTCGTGTGGTTCTCGCCTGGATGGCGCTCGGCCTTGGTCTTGCATTGTCTTCCGGACTGCAGGCTGCCGACATTCAGAATGTGCGTATCTGGCGTGCCCCGGACAACACTCGTCTGGTCTTTGACTTGTCCGGCCCTGCCGAGCACAAGCTGTTCACGCTGAGCAGCCCTGAGCGGATCGTTATCGACATCGACAACGCCCGTTTTGCGGCCGCCACCGACTCGCTTCCCCTGGATAACACGCCGCTTACCGGCCTGCGTTCTGCGACTCGCGACGGGACTGGGCTGCGCGTCGTGCTGGATCTTTCACGGGTGGTCAATCCGAAAAGCTTCACCTTGCCCCCCAATCAACAATACGGCCATCGTTTGGTACTGGATCTGTTCGACCATGAGCAGCCGCCGGAAGCACGGCAAGGGATCACCAGTTCGACGCCCAGCGCTGCGCCGCTGGGTCAGCCGCCGGCGCGGTCGGCCCCGCAGGGTGGCGAACGCGACATCATCATCGCCATCGATGCCGGTCACGGCGGCGAAGACCCCGGCGCGGTCGGTCATCGGGGAGCCAGGGAAAAGGAAGTCGTGCTGGCGATCTCCAAGAAGCTCAAAGCCATGATCGATGCGCAGCCCGGGTTCAAGGCCGAGCTGGTGCGTACTGGCGATTATTTCATCCCGCTGCGCAAGCGCACCGAGATCGCTCGTAAGCACAATGCCGATCTGTTCGTGTCGATCCATGCTGACGCCTTTACCCGCGCCAGCGCCTTTGGTGCTTCGGTTTTTGCCTTGTCCGACCGGGGTGCCACGTCCGAGACAGCCCGGCTGCTGGCGGATCGCGAAAACCGTTCCGACCTGATCGGCGGTGTCGGGGGCGTCAGTCTGGAAAACAAGGATCAGGTGCTGGCCAGTGTGCTGCTCGATCTATCCATGACCGCTACGCTGTCGGCCAGCCTGGATGTCGGTCAACTGGTGCTGTCGAATATCGGTCAGGTCAATCCGCTGCACAAGCGACGCGTGGAGCAAGCCGGTTTTATGGTGCTGAAGTCCCCCGACATTCCATCGATTCTGGTCGAGACCGGATTCATTTCCAATCCTGGCGAGGCGCAGAAACTGGTCACTCAGAGTCACCAGCAGGCGTTGGCTCGAGCGATCTACAGCGGTATCAAGGATTACTTCCATCGCAGCCCGCCGCCGGGTACTCGCATCGCCGCCATGAAGGCGAGCGGCCGACTGCAGGCGCTCGGTCCCCGCGAACACACTGTCCGCCGAGGCGATACGCTGTCGATGATCGCCACTCGCTACGACGTCAGCCTGTCCAGTTTGCGCCAGGCCAACAAGCTCGGTAACGACGAAATTCGCGTAGGACAGATCCTGACGGTTCCGGCCGGCTCGATGCTGGTTCAAAACGAGCCCTGA
- the motA gene encoding flagellar motor stator protein MotA: MLKIAGFLVVIGCVLGGFLLSKGHIAALWHPTEILIIGGAAFGAFLVANNLSTVKKVFAKIPAVLFSHRFGKPFYLDVLGVLYEILNKSRREGMMSIEADIEAPAESPIFSKYPAILKDKHMTEFICDYLRIMSSGNMAPHELEALFDVEISSLTEELQGPAHAVTRVSDALPGFGIVAAVLGIVITMGVLGEAENAEIGEKVATALVGTFLGILAAYGFVGPFAAAMEHEATEEANTYEAIKMCLVASAQGLPPALAVEFGRKALLPEHRPSFTELEESVKGR; this comes from the coding sequence ATGCTGAAAATTGCCGGATTCCTTGTTGTCATCGGCTGCGTGCTAGGCGGCTTTCTGTTATCGAAGGGGCACATTGCGGCGCTCTGGCATCCCACCGAAATTCTGATCATTGGCGGTGCCGCGTTCGGTGCGTTTCTGGTCGCCAACAACCTGTCCACGGTGAAGAAGGTTTTCGCCAAGATTCCCGCGGTTCTGTTCAGCCATCGTTTCGGCAAGCCGTTCTATCTCGACGTTCTTGGGGTGCTGTACGAAATCCTCAACAAGTCCCGCCGTGAAGGCATGATGTCGATCGAAGCGGATATCGAGGCGCCCGCCGAGAGTCCGATCTTCAGCAAGTATCCAGCGATACTCAAGGATAAGCATATGACCGAGTTCATTTGCGACTACCTGAGAATCATGTCCAGCGGCAATATGGCCCCGCATGAACTCGAGGCCTTGTTCGACGTCGAGATCTCCAGTCTCACTGAAGAGCTGCAGGGGCCGGCGCATGCGGTGACGCGCGTGTCCGACGCGCTCCCGGGTTTCGGTATCGTGGCGGCAGTATTGGGTATCGTGATCACCATGGGTGTTCTCGGCGAGGCGGAGAACGCGGAGATCGGTGAGAAGGTGGCGACAGCTCTGGTGGGTACTTTCCTCGGTATTCTTGCCGCCTACGGTTTCGTCGGCCCCTTTGCTGCGGCAATGGAGCATGAGGCAACCGAGGAAGCGAACACCTACGAAGCGATCAAGATGTGCCTGGTTGCCAGCGCCCAGGGGCTGCCGCCAGCCCTGGCGGTTGAGTTCGGACGCAAAGCGCTGCTCCCGGAGCATCGTCCCAGCTTTACCGAGCTGGAAGAGTCGGTGAAGGGGCGCTAA
- a CDS encoding rhodanese-like domain-containing protein, translating into MSSLPMLIEPEQLPQPLDAKLHRLVDLCKSDQYLAGHIPGAVHVAPGSITSPAPTPGMLPDHDQLVQILGAIGHHPDLHYILYDDEGGGWAGRFAWLLDSVGHHRYSYINGGLHAWQSAGLPLEKQPNQAEPTQPLLETNDEYTVTLDDLQANLSDPQRVVWDARSPQEYTAEKVLAKKGGHIPGAVNFEWTAGMDSQRDLRIHQDMQEKLNELGITADKEVITHCQTHHRSGFTYLAARILGYPRVKAYAGSWSEWGNHPDTPVES; encoded by the coding sequence ATGTCTTCCCTCCCCATGCTCATAGAACCCGAGCAGCTGCCGCAGCCGCTCGATGCGAAACTTCATCGACTGGTCGACCTGTGCAAATCCGACCAGTATCTCGCCGGTCATATTCCCGGTGCCGTGCATGTCGCCCCGGGCAGCATCACCTCGCCCGCACCGACGCCCGGCATGCTTCCGGATCATGACCAGCTGGTACAGATTCTCGGGGCAATCGGTCATCATCCCGATCTGCATTACATTCTGTACGATGACGAGGGCGGCGGCTGGGCCGGACGCTTTGCCTGGCTGCTGGACTCCGTCGGCCACCACCGCTACAGCTATATCAATGGTGGGCTGCACGCATGGCAATCGGCGGGATTGCCGCTGGAAAAACAGCCCAACCAGGCTGAGCCGACTCAGCCACTGCTTGAAACGAATGACGAATACACCGTCACACTGGATGACTTGCAGGCGAATCTGAGCGACCCACAACGGGTCGTCTGGGATGCGCGATCCCCTCAGGAGTACACTGCGGAAAAGGTGCTCGCGAAAAAGGGCGGGCACATTCCTGGCGCCGTGAATTTCGAATGGACCGCCGGAATGGATTCCCAGCGAGATTTGCGCATCCACCAGGACATGCAAGAGAAACTGAATGAACTCGGCATAACCGCGGACAAGGAAGTGATCACGCATTGCCAGACCCACCACCGGTCCGGCTTCACCTATCTCGCCGCCCGCATCCTCGGCTACCCTCGCGTCAAGGCGTACGCCGGTTCGTGGTCCGAGTGGGGCAATCACCCCGACACCCCTGTTGAATCCTGA
- the queG gene encoding tRNA epoxyqueuosine(34) reductase QueG, translating into MPETAIDYAELAERIRGFAEELGFQQTGISQPDLAEHEAWLDAWLREGYHGEMEWMASHGSKRTRPAELVPGTQRVISVRMDYLPADTDMVRRLGQPDSAYVSRYALGRDYHKLMRKRLQQLAERIQGLIGPFGFRAFVDSAPVMERALASRSGLGWVGKNSMLINRQAGSFFFLGELYTDLPLPTDEPYQQEHCGRCTACLDKCPTDAFVGDRVLDARRCISYLTIELKGSIPDELRSKMGNRVFGCDDCQLVCPWNRFARPTTEPDFSPRHELDQADLVELFRWDEASFLRNTEGSPIRRIGFERWLRNLAVGLGNASTSIPVVEALKSRRDHPSELVREHVQWALERHGEHQ; encoded by the coding sequence ATGCCAGAAACAGCCATCGACTATGCCGAGCTGGCCGAACGTATCCGCGGTTTTGCGGAGGAGCTCGGCTTTCAGCAAACCGGCATCAGCCAACCGGACCTTGCCGAGCACGAGGCGTGGCTCGACGCCTGGCTGCGCGAGGGCTACCACGGCGAGATGGAGTGGATGGCGAGCCATGGCAGCAAGCGTACCCGGCCGGCCGAGCTGGTGCCGGGGACGCAACGGGTCATTTCGGTACGCATGGATTACCTGCCTGCCGATACCGACATGGTGCGGCGATTGGGGCAACCCGACAGTGCCTATGTATCGCGCTACGCGCTCGGCCGCGACTACCACAAGCTGATGCGCAAGCGTCTCCAGCAGCTGGCGGAACGCATTCAGGGGCTGATCGGCCCCTTTGGCTTTCGCGCCTTCGTCGATAGCGCGCCGGTCATGGAGCGGGCCCTCGCCAGCCGTAGCGGACTCGGCTGGGTGGGCAAGAACAGCATGTTGATCAACCGCCAAGCAGGCAGCTTCTTCTTTCTCGGCGAGCTGTATACGGACCTGCCACTGCCAACCGACGAGCCCTACCAACAGGAACATTGTGGTCGGTGTACTGCGTGCCTGGACAAATGTCCGACCGACGCCTTCGTCGGTGATCGAGTGCTCGACGCGCGCCGCTGCATTTCCTACCTGACCATCGAGCTGAAGGGCTCGATACCTGACGAGTTGCGATCGAAGATGGGCAACCGGGTGTTCGGCTGTGATGATTGCCAACTGGTCTGCCCGTGGAATCGCTTCGCTCGCCCGACCACCGAGCCCGACTTCTCCCCCCGGCACGAGCTCGACCAGGCGGATCTGGTCGAGCTGTTTCGCTGGGACGAAGCCAGCTTTCTGCGCAACACGGAAGGCTCGCCGATCAGGCGTATCGGCTTTGAGCGCTGGTTACGCAATCTGGCCGTCGGTTTGGGCAACGCCAGCACCAGCATTCCGGTAGTGGAGGCCCTGAAAAGCCGGCGTGACCACCCGTCCGAGCTAGTCCGCGAGCACGTTCAATGGGCGCTGGAGCGCCACGGTGAACATCAATAG
- the tsaE gene encoding tRNA (adenosine(37)-N6)-threonylcarbamoyltransferase complex ATPase subunit type 1 TsaE, translated as MTEQWFIEGEEAMQRFGAEIGAALLWHGVVYLDGNLGAGKTTLCRGLVRGAGHAGAVKSPTFTLVEPYELEGASIFHFDLYRLNDPEELEFLGIRDYFEGHSLCLIEWPEKGKGLLPSPDLKITIAAEGTGRKLSVESYSAHGLAACQRLHNNRGEA; from the coding sequence ATGACAGAGCAGTGGTTCATCGAAGGTGAGGAGGCGATGCAGCGCTTTGGTGCTGAAATCGGGGCGGCGCTGCTGTGGCACGGTGTCGTCTATCTGGACGGCAACCTTGGCGCCGGCAAGACCACGTTGTGCCGTGGCTTGGTGCGTGGCGCGGGTCATGCCGGGGCTGTGAAAAGCCCCACCTTCACTCTGGTCGAGCCGTATGAGCTCGAAGGCGCAAGCATCTTCCACTTCGACCTCTATCGCCTGAATGATCCGGAAGAGCTTGAATTTCTTGGGATTCGCGACTATTTCGAAGGGCATAGCCTGTGTCTGATCGAATGGCCGGAAAAAGGTAAAGGCCTTTTGCCAAGTCCCGACCTGAAGATTACCATTGCAGCAGAAGGCACCGGGCGTAAACTCAGCGTCGAAAGCTACAGTGCGCACGGTCTGGCGGCTTGCCAGCGGCTGCATAACAACAGGGGTGAAGCTTAG
- the asd gene encoding archaetidylserine decarboxylase (Phosphatidylserine decarboxylase is synthesized as a single chain precursor. Generation of the pyruvoyl active site from a Ser is coupled to cleavage of a Gly-Ser bond between the larger (beta) and smaller (alpha chains). It is an integral membrane protein.), translating into MRDRLFIILQYLLPQHLISRAAGKIADCTWPWLKNPFITWFVKRYQVDMSEALEHDPTVHACFNDFFTRELKPGAREIEGDERSVVSPADGVISQLGPIEHGRIFQAKGHSYSLLELVGGNPEHAALFQGGQFATVYLSPRDYHRVHMPFSGTLREMIYVPGDLFSVNRVTAENVPRLFARNERAVCLFDTAAGPMAVILVGAMIVAAIETVWAGQIAPTRRQLHSRRYNETPPTLQRGEEMGRFKLGSTVIVLFGAGRTNWDDGLGAGDFLRMGQLIGTQSSEA; encoded by the coding sequence ATGCGCGATCGCCTGTTCATCATCCTTCAATATCTCCTGCCGCAGCATCTCATCTCACGCGCGGCCGGCAAGATCGCCGATTGCACCTGGCCCTGGCTGAAGAATCCGTTCATCACCTGGTTCGTCAAGCGCTACCAGGTCGATATGAGCGAAGCGCTGGAGCACGATCCCACCGTGCATGCCTGCTTCAATGATTTCTTCACCCGCGAACTGAAGCCGGGCGCGCGGGAAATCGAAGGTGACGAGCGCAGCGTGGTCAGCCCGGCCGACGGCGTGATCAGCCAACTCGGCCCCATCGAACATGGCCGCATTTTCCAGGCCAAGGGACACAGTTACAGCCTGCTTGAGCTGGTCGGAGGCAACCCCGAGCACGCAGCGCTGTTCCAGGGCGGACAGTTCGCTACTGTCTACCTCTCCCCCCGTGACTATCACCGTGTGCACATGCCTTTCTCCGGCACCTTGCGCGAGATGATCTACGTTCCTGGGGATCTGTTTTCAGTGAACCGGGTAACAGCGGAGAATGTTCCCCGACTGTTCGCACGTAACGAGCGGGCGGTATGCCTGTTCGACACAGCGGCGGGCCCGATGGCTGTCATTCTGGTTGGCGCCATGATCGTGGCAGCGATCGAAACGGTATGGGCCGGCCAGATTGCGCCGACTCGCCGGCAGCTGCATAGCCGCCGGTACAACGAAACGCCGCCGACCTTGCAGCGCGGCGAGGAAATGGGGCGCTTCAAGCTCGGCTCGACGGTCATCGTGCTGTTTGGCGCCGGACGCACCAACTGGGACGACGGACTTGGAGCCGGGGACTTCCTGCGCATGGGCCAGCTCATCGGTACGCAATCCAGCGAGGCTTGA
- the motB gene encoding flagellar motor protein MotB, protein MDNTQPIIVKRISRKAAGHHGGAWKIAFADFAVAMMAFFLVMWLLSTATPEQLKMISGYFNDPIGFSEGGSPFAIDLGGTPTVSPQETLNDAEYDDTPLALNPETVEELAEQVEQKQLDLLLQELQNRIDTEPVLQRFKDQILLEITADGLRIQIVDAENRPMFASGSPQLQPYFEEILLALSETIAKVPKKISIGGHTDAQPFRGRAGYGNWELSAERANAARRTLLVAGYPEEQVARVVGYADSALFDRADPFNPVNRRIDIIVLNKRAEVQLLDAGGSSEQTPDADGEDAEESVLTDDAPTAPRVEEAPAEPAVRSLNLFEDAERLQQLNQR, encoded by the coding sequence GTGGACAATACCCAGCCGATTATTGTCAAGCGGATTAGCCGCAAGGCCGCCGGTCATCATGGTGGCGCCTGGAAGATCGCCTTCGCCGACTTTGCCGTCGCGATGATGGCGTTCTTCCTGGTGATGTGGTTGCTGTCCACGGCGACGCCGGAGCAGCTGAAGATGATTTCGGGGTATTTCAATGATCCCATCGGTTTCTCCGAAGGAGGCAGCCCGTTCGCCATCGATCTCGGAGGTACGCCGACCGTATCGCCGCAGGAGACGCTCAACGACGCCGAATATGACGACACCCCGCTTGCGCTGAATCCTGAAACCGTTGAAGAACTTGCTGAGCAGGTAGAGCAGAAGCAGCTCGATCTGCTGCTCCAGGAGCTGCAAAACCGTATCGACACCGAGCCGGTCTTGCAGAGGTTCAAGGACCAGATCTTGCTGGAGATCACGGCCGACGGGTTGCGGATCCAAATCGTCGATGCGGAGAACAGGCCCATGTTCGCCAGTGGCAGCCCGCAGCTGCAGCCGTATTTCGAGGAAATCCTGCTGGCGTTGAGCGAGACCATTGCCAAGGTCCCGAAGAAGATCAGTATCGGTGGGCACACCGACGCGCAGCCGTTCCGTGGCCGCGCTGGGTACGGCAACTGGGAGCTTTCGGCAGAACGCGCCAACGCTGCGCGACGCACCCTGTTGGTGGCAGGATACCCCGAAGAACAAGTCGCGCGGGTGGTCGGCTACGCCGACTCGGCATTGTTCGATCGAGCGGATCCGTTCAATCCGGTCAACCGGCGAATCGACATCATTGTGTTGAACAAGCGCGCCGAGGTTCAGTTGCTCGACGCCGGCGGGTCATCCGAGCAGACGCCGGACGCCGACGGCGAAGACGCTGAAGAGTCGGTTCTAACAGACGATGCGCCCACTGCGCCGCGGGTAGAAGAGGCTCCTGCTGAGCCGGCCGTGCGTTCGCTCAATCTTTTCGAGGACGCCGAGCGGCTGCAGCAACTCAACCAGCGTTGA